Proteins from a single region of Clupea harengus chromosome 5, Ch_v2.0.2, whole genome shotgun sequence:
- the cyldb gene encoding ubiquitin carboxyl-terminal hydrolase CYLD, giving the protein MESQDKYFIVTRAKTRKGFSRGCIGRIEAETQTGEIFGLVYGSGAAKSGGLLKREETYPLTRHQAQLLLFVSPASRRLEILCNPTLFRAICELAQEDLVVVRYKKGCQPCLVRNLMQIGRKDGSDDLSMLGFELQPMNPDKKLSSKKPAPLPVFSAADIIQVSSGYQSSARLPLRDNHTIDTTRKTISRINSMPSTRSNNRPLGKRISEQSQTPSINALPNPQLEVGSMVEVASDRNVILYGVIRWIGVLPGKKGDWAGIELDNEVGTCTDGTFLGQRYFTCKGNRAVFVPLEMCMPDGRFLSPSPTTETVKPPLPPTVTPGEEGEEEEDAPPLTESQVLTVLEGKMKGIQGHFNSCYLDATLFCLFSSSMTLDRLCRSSAEGEGSICRQMRRDIVNRLRRHGFVPAENVMNFRKKLGCNTFVTEEKDPEEFISILLQRVLQMEPLLKIRSNGDSGTSQNAYTYQIILEKNEVGPCPSVQQLLETSFVSCDLKFEEVPSCLMVQMPRFGKNFKMFPCIIPSTELDITDLLYQSSRECFICGRLAQHECGQCFRDRKLQPGRIKQYCSTCNTQVHSHPSRQGHTPRNMTLPAEFSTDGPAPRTQMQLFAVLCIHTSHYVSFVKYGPGPRSWMFFDSMADRCGDDHTGYNIPEVRACPEVGDFLSQSEEELAHIDLSQVSGLVRRLLCDSFICLYQSSR; this is encoded by the exons ATGGAGAGCCAAGACAAATACTTCATCGTTACCCGTGCCAAGACGCGGAAAGGCTTCTCCCGCGGTTGCATTGGTCGAATCGAGGCTGAGACGCAGACGGGGGAGATTTTCGGTCTGGTATACGGCAGCGGCGCAGCCAAAAGCGGTGGTCTTCTGAAGCGGGAGGAGACGTACCCACTCACGCGCCACCAGGCTCAACTTCTTCTGTTCGTGTCTCCGGCCAGCCGACGGTTAGAGATCCTCTGCAATCCAACGCTCTTCAGGGCCATCTGTGAGCTGGCACAGGAGGACCTGGTCGTTGTGCGCTACAAGAAAGGCTGCCAACCATGTTTGGTGAGAAACCTGATGCAGATTGGACGTAAGGATGGATCAGATGATCTCAGCATGCTGGGATTTGAGCTACAACCTATG AATCCAGATAAGAAGCTGTCATCCAAGAAGCCAGCTCCACTGCCAGTGTTCAGCGCTGCAGACATCATACAGGTGTCTTCGGGCTATCAGTCAAGCGCTAGGTTGCCACTGAGAGACAACCATACTATTG ACACCACCAGGAAGACCATCTCTCGCATCAACTCCATGCCAAGCACAAGATCCAATAATAGACCTCTTGGGAAGAGAATATCTGAACAGAGCCAGACCCCCAGCATCAATGCCCTGCCTAATCCCCAGCTGGAGGTGGGGTCCATGGTGGAGGTGGCATCGGACAGAAATGTCATTCTGTATGGAGTGATCAGATGGATTGGTGTACTACCTGGAAAGAAAGGCGATTGGGCAGGGATTGAACTA GACAATGAGGTTGGCACCTGCACAGATGGGACATTCCTTGGTCAGCGGTACTTCACCTGTAAAGGGAACAGGGCAGTGTTTGTGCCCCTGGAAATGTGTATGCCAGATGGGcgcttcctctccccctccccgaCCACAGAGACAGTGAAGCCACCTCTGCCTCCCACAG TCACTCCCGGAGAGGAgggcgaagaggaggaggacgcacCCCCTCTAACTGAATCTCAAGTCCTCACTGTGCTAGAGGGCAAAATGAAGGGAATCCAAGGTCATTTCAACTCCTGCTATCTGGACGCCACACTCTTCTG TCTCTTCAGCTCATCTATGACCCTGGACAGGCTTTGCCGAAGCTCAGCCGAAGGAGAGGGGAGCATCTGCCGGCAGATGAGGAGAGACATTGTGAACCGGCTACGTAG GCATGGCTTTGTCCCAGCGGAGAATGTGATGAACTTCCGCAAGAAGCTAGGATGCAACACATTTGTGACTGAGGAGAAAG ACCCAGAGGAGTTCATCTCTATCCTCCTTCAACGTGTCCTGCAAATGGAACCACTGCTGAAAATCAG GTCGAATGGAGATTCAGGAACGTCACAAAATGCCTACACGTACCAGATCATCCTGGAGAAAAATGAAGTGGGGCCCTGTCCTTCCGTCCAGCAGCTGCTGGAGACCTCCTTCGTTTCCTGTGACCTCAAGTTTGAGGAG GTCCCATCATGCCTTATGGTTCAGATGCCGAGGTTTGGAAAAAACTTCAAGATGTTCCCCTGTATCATCCCCTCCACAGAGCTTGACATCACAGACCTCTTATACCAAT CCTCCAGGGAGTGCTTTATCTGTGGGCGGCTGGCACAGCATGAGTGTGGCCAGTGCTTCAGAGACCGTAAACTCCAGCCTGGGAGGATCAAACAATACTGCTCCACCTGCAACACCCAG GTTCACTCTCACCCTTCGCGACAAGGTCATACCCCTCGCAACATGACGCTCCCCGCTGAGTTCAGCACAGATGGCCCCGCGCCCAGAACTCAGATGCAGTTGTTTGCTGTCCTCTGCATCCACACCAGCCACTACGTGTCCTTTGTCAAGTATGGCCCCGGGCCTCGATCCTGGATGTTCTTTGACAGCATGGCTGATCGCTGTG GAGATGACCACACCGGCTACAACATACCAGAGGTACGCGCATGTCCTGAGGTGGGTGACTTCCTCTCCCAGTCGGAGGAGGAGCTTGCTCACATTGACCTCTCACAAGTCAGCGGGCTGGTGCGCAGACTGCTGTGCGATTCCTTCATTTGCCTATACCAGAGCTCCAGATAA
- the LOC116220439 gene encoding glutathione hydrolase 7-like — translation MLSKPHAAVLRQMIRNSSSALPPHHYPALHSLQGGASASSQVLVMGPDDLIVSLSCSLNRPFGSGIITPSGILLNSQIINFSWLTGAQNMTWLNQRNRIQGGKRPLSWLMPTIVRPTGRRCGLYLTLGTPEGLQGLSGIAQVLIKVISDHKNLTDSLSEGRLHPSLQTNIILVDSEFQEKRVQSLRRRGHVVQRVERLSLVSGAERRGDVMHGVTDPRSSEASAQTFAEPL, via the exons ATGCTAAG TAAACCACATGCTGCTGTCCTGCGTCAAATGATCAGAAACTCCAGCAGTGCCCTTCCCCCCCACCATTACCCAGCGCTCCATAGCCTGCAGGGCGGGGCCAGTGCTTCCAGCCAAGTGCTCGTCATGGGTCCTGATGACCTTATCGTGTCACTATCATG TTCTCTCAATAGGCCCTTTGGAAGCGGAATCATTACCCCATCCGGCATTCTTTTAAACAGCCAAATTATCAATTTCTCCTGGCTAACAGGGGCTCAGAACATGACCTGGTTAAACCAG CGTAATAGGATCCAGGGAGGGAAGAGGCCTCTGTCCTGGCTCATGCCCACTATAGTGAGACCGACTGGAAGACGGTGTGGGCTATATTTGACCCTGGGGACCCCTGAGGGTCTCCAGGGCCTCAGCGGTATAGCTCAG GTGCTGATAAAGGTCATATCAGACCACAAAAATCTGACTGACTCTTTATCTGAAGGGAGACTCCACCCAAGTCTGCAGACAAATATCATTCTGGTTGATT CCGAATTCCAGGAGAAGCGTGTGCAGTCCCTTCGTAGGAGAGGCCATGTTGTGCAGAGGGTGGAGCGGCTCTCCCTGGTGTCGGGCGCAGAACGCAGAGGGGATGTGATGCATGGAGTCACAGATCCACGCAGCAGTGAGGCCTCGGCTCAGACCTTTGCAGAGCCCTTGTGA